Below is a genomic region from Scheffersomyces stipitis CBS 6054 chromosome 8, complete sequence.
CCCAAAGCTACTCCTCAGGAGTTGGACTTTCTCATCAACGATTTGAGATTCCCCAAACCAGGTACAACCATTCAAACAGTGCTTGGTTACTTGTATAATTATATTCCGTACATTAAGCACGAGCACAACTTACGACTCGTAATTGCcagcttcttgaacaacccATTATGTTTTGGCCATCAAGCTCCTCCCATGGAGCAGAACTATCTCATCTTagaagttttcaaattgatcACAGacaaaaagttgaaaatctcCCAGCCCACCTTGACAATTAGGAATTACTACGAAGTCATATTGACAGAATTGACTAATTTTGTGTCCTTCAATCCAACTGCGAATTCGTGGAAGATTTTGCCTATTTTGTCTGGATTATTTCTTTCCAACGAACTAAGAGATCAACTCTATACAGAAGTCAGCTATCTAGACTATGGCTGGTTTTTCAGTGATTGGGATAACAAAGCCAaatctcttttcaagaaagctCTTGGCCTCAGTATTTCTCCTTCTCATTCCGATAACATAATCAACTTGAGTTTGTTGAGTTTTGCTGTGATATTCaagaaaactgaaaatgtagaagaGTATTCAGGACAAGTACCCAGCTCATTTATAATCCCCAAACTAGTGGAACTTATAATTCTCAACCCGGAAGACTCATCTGCTGTAATTTTTAAGTTTTTCCATCTTGACCCCAGAGATACTCAGAGTATGGACATTATCCAAAAGGAAATATCTCAGAAACCAGTAATAAAACACATTAACAAGCTCtcattcttgttggaagCATACTTCCAGACTTTGAAGCTTGACAGCTCGTCTTTTGAAATAGTCATGGATTCACTTTTGAAAATTCTAGACTTCAACAGACGTTTGTGCCACAACACGCAGTCGTCTTTATTCAACTCTAAGGGAAGCACTTTGGATGCAAATCCAGTTCATCTGGTCTTCTGGAGATCATTAAAGTCTTTATTATTTTCTGAAATTATCATATTTCAAGGTATATTAACGAGAttcttttctgcttctAGACCTAGCTTTTTTAATctatttggaagaagagatttGGGTAGGTTTGAATCACAGTACAAGCAAATTGCCTTGAAGATTTTGCACAGCTTGTACTATGTTCACTTCGTAATGTTGTCAATTGGACAAGGAGGCTTCGACAGCTATAATTTCGTATACTATTTAACATCTGAATTGGCACACAATTCAGGCATCGGCTTTGAAAATCTCACCATGTCTTTGATTGGAGACTACAGAGAAGTGAACCTTTACCCAGATGTGATAAATTCAGATTATATTGCTGCATCAAAAGTACTTTTTGTCTTAGGGTTGTGGGAAAATTATCTACAACTGAAGAAAGCTAACCAGATTTTCATAAAAGAGAAGATATTCGGTCTTGCAATGGACCTTGCTGACGACCGTAAGTATAAAGAGGgagatgttgttgaagcGGCACATTcagttgttcttttctgcttTGCCAATAGCACAACGAATAACACCCATGAGACTTTTGCTTATGTGAGATTACTCTTGGGACAATTTCCTTCCAGACTTTCTTCGCACCAACTCAATATTGCTATCGAAACATTGGGTAAGAAGCTATTATCGAACCCTGTTCAGTATCTTGATGAAGGGTACAAGGATTCGGCAGAGGAGTTTATAGCATTCATTTAtacagaagcagaaaaaaCCATACCAGGACAGCTGATAGATACGAAGCAAGTTATTCAGAGCGAAATCAGTGATCCTGTTGCTGGAAGTATCGCACCGGAATATGAATTTGCAAAGCGTACTACTGCTGGGACTTCCAGAGAGGCAATTATCCAAGCTTTGATAAACTTGATTCCATACTTTCCATTAACTCATTTTACTAGTTGGCTCGACAGAATTTGGGAATTGGTCAAACTGAGCactccagaagaagctgagTACTTGATAACAACTCTCTGGAAAGCACTCAGTGAAAATATGGACATGAACCGAGTAGAACTTGGAGTTAGATGGTGGTATGAAATGAGGGGAATGCCTGAGACTGTTAAAGAAGTTCCAGCTCGTAAAGAAGCTAGACTTTAATTGTAACTATATATAGTTATGAAATAGACAATCTGATATTATTCCCATGTAGATTATGTGAATCTCATTGTATTGGTTTTAAATTTTATGTAAAGAATTTTGATTCTTATAAGAAATTTTAGTTTTTCCCATaattttttgcaactgcaACCATTGATATTACATGCAGTCCGCAGAATTTATTCTCATCTCATTccaaaaatttcaaaatttaaTTATGATATTGCAGTAGTAGATTTGAAATATCAGTTTCACAAAAAAAACGAAAAGCAATGGCAAGAAAGAAGTCTGCTGCGAAGAGGGCCAGAGAGGCTGCTGTGGTTAAGGAAGTGCAAGAAAATGGGTCTTCCAAGCAAGAAACGAAGGAAACCGcaaaaccagaagaaaaaaaggTTTCTTTCTCAGACTCCgaatctgaatctgagtcttcttcagaagatgaagacgaactTGGTGATTTGATTACAGAAGATGTCGAGGCTGGTATCAACAATGTTTTGCAGGCTATTAAGGAGAATCCTACGAAATTACTTGATCCGAATGTAAAGTTTTTTGAAGATCCAGAGAATTTCACTGAGACTGCTACTAAAAAAGAGAAGCCTTTGTACTTGAAAGATTACCATAGACAGAACTTACTTTCAGGAGGTTAtaaggatgaagatgaagacaacgaATATGGAACCATAGACGGTGAAAAGCCATTTGTGGTGActcaaagagaagaaagagacCAATTGcttgctgatatcaaaaGTGCTTTcaatgaagaggaagacgaagaagatgacgatgacgattttttgaagaagaaggaagaggCTGCTAACCACATTCATCCAGATCGTCAAGTAACGAGACTTCCAGACCCCAATGAAAATGAGCAAGGCTTTTTAGAAGCTTTTGTGAATGACAGAGCCTGGAttcccaagaagaatgacAAGGTTATCAATTTAGACAGGATTGACCAgaatgacgaagaagactttgatGATGCTGTAGAGAAGTTTGAGCATGCCTACAACTTCAGATATGAGGATGCCAACTCAGCCGAAATTGTGTCATATGCTCGTAACCAAGCTACGATCAGAAGATCTGCCACTAACAGTCGTAAGagacaaagagaaaaacagcaagaagtgaaagaacaagagaataATGAGAAGGAAGctttattgaagaaaaagaagactaccaaattgaacaaggTTATGGAcagattgcaaaagatAAAAGAAGCGGTAGGAGGAGAAATGAAAGACGAAGTTATTGAAAAGGTTTTTGGAGACAGTTTGCTTAAGGAGGACTTTGATGATGCTGACTGGGACAACAA
It encodes:
- a CDS encoding predicted protein; translated protein: MSDLGSRLGPQGRALLHGGESDYPKATPQELDFLINDLRFPKPGTTIQTVLGYLYNYIPYIKHEHNLRLVIASFLNNPLCFGHQAPPMEQNYLILEVFKLITDKKLKISQPTLTIRNYYEVILTELTNFVSFNPTANSWKILPILSGLFLSNELRDQLYTEVSYLDYGWFFSDWDNKAKSLFKKALGLSISPSHSDNIINLSLLSFAVIFKKTENVEEYSGQVPSSFIIPKLVELIILNPEDSSAVIFKFFHLDPRDTQSMDIIQKEISQKPVIKHINKLSFLLEAYFQTLKLDSSSFEIVMDSLLKILDFNRRLCHNTQSSLFNSKGSTLDANPVHSVFWRSLKSLLFSEIIIFQGILTRFFSASRPSFFNLFGRRDLGRFESQYKQIALKILHSLYYVHFVMLSIGQGGFDSYNFVYYLTSELAHNSGIGFENLTMSLIGDYREVNLYPDVINSDYIAASKVLFVLGLWENYLQSKKANQIFIKEKIFGLAMDLADDRKYKEGDVVEAAHSVVLFCFANSTTNNTHETFAYVRLLLGQFPSRLSSHQLNIAIETLGKKLLSNPVQYLDEGYKDSAEEFIAFIYTEAEKTIPGQSIDTKQVIQSEISDPVAGSIAPEYEFAKRTTAGTSREAIIQALINLIPYFPLTHFTSWLDRIWELVKSSTPEEAEYLITTLWKALSENMDMNRVELGVRWWYEMRGMPETVKEVPARKEARL
- the KRI1 gene encoding KRRI-Interacting protein 1 — encoded protein: MARKKSAAKRAREAAVVKEVQENGSSKQETKETAKPEEKKVSFSDSESESESSSEDEDELGDLITEDVEAGINNVLQAIKENPTKLLDPNVKFFEDPENFTETATKKEKPLYLKDYHRQNLLSGGYKDEDEDNEYGTIDGEKPFVVTQREERDQLLADIKSAFNEEEDEEDDDDDFLKKKEEAANHIHPDRQVTRLPDPNENEQGFLEAFVNDRAWIPKKNDKVINLDRIDQNDEEDFDDAVEKFEHAYNFRYEDANSAEIVSYARNQATIRRSATNSRKRQREKQQEVKEQENNEKEALLKKKKTTKLNKVMDRLQKIKEAVGGEMKDEVIEKVFGDSLLKEDFDDADWDNKMAEIFNEQYYGDENEKPVWDEDDEIMADFHKGDDNDEDDGPEVDEEEEEADQEQEKTKKKSKKDKLKEKKSVKKDKESLRVKAQEIVEANTHVLIDEVEEERGRSKGKEDLLFKYREVSPESFGLTTREILLADDKQLNTFIGIKKFAPYRPKESRMKDKRKYTKKKQLQEWRKEVFKDKNGPAAPEDDKYDIWIPTEEEETRKKSHKDKSHKKHKSKSK